TGTGCAGAGCGTGGAATACCGCTCCAGCGGTGTGATTTTCAACATCCTGCCTACGGTGCGCGAAGGCGGCATTGATCTGAACATTGACCAGCAACTGTCCAACTTCATCGCCACCACTACGGGCGTGAACAACTCGCCCACCCTGACCAAGCGTGCGCTGAAAACCAGTGTGGGCATGCAGGATGGAGACTTGATCGTCTTGGGCGGTTTGACGGAAAACAAAGACAGTAAGAGCCGTGATGGCCTGTCATTTCTGCCGAAATTCATGCAAACGACGGGTAACGAAACTAGCCGCTCAGAAATCTTGTTGGTGCTGCAGGTTCAGCGGATTTGAACCGTTTCATAGGAGAAAGACATGATTCGTGAAATTTTGATTGACGGATGCCGCATTGCTGCAGGCATTGGAGCCACCCTTGTAACGCTCTCGCTGCTATGGCTTCACTTCATCGCGTGAGGATTTTCGCGTCCGCGAAAAGTAACGCACCCTCCATTTTTACTTACCGTTCGTCAAGGAGTTTTCTATATGCAGGCAATCCAGCCCGTTGCCATTCTTTCCACAGAAGATGGCTTTTTCACATTCTCGATAAACCATCTTGAAGCTAACTCAGGCCCTTGCTCTTCAGGCCAAGCTGCGTTTGACGTTGTGCTCAAGGCTATTCGGGACTGGGCGCTGAGCATGACGCTTGATATTACCGCCTTGACGGGGCGGGCATATTCGTCACCATCTGTTATCGGCACACGCACTATCGGTACCAGCGCAGGGGCACCAGTATTGCGAGGCTTGCTGGATAAGTATGGGGAAAAAACGAATCGACAACTTGCGGAAGCAATCGGCCTTACTGATTCACATGCTGTCTCGGCATCTACGTTTTCTAATGCACTTGCTGGGAAAGGCTCCAGATTTGTACGATGCGTTATCGCTTTGGGACTAGAAGAATTCCCTTCGAAAATTTGGCCGCATCTGTCAGAAAAAATACTTCGAAACGACGATGAAGTATATTTTTCGCTACTTGTCAGAGAGCCCTGAATACCCTTTTCATGATCTATTATTTTTACTTTACTCGGTGCCCCGGTCAAATCTTGTTTAATACCATTTGGCTCTATTGAAAATCCGTTGATTCGGATTGATGTGTATTTGGGCTTTTATATGCATCAATTGCAGAGACGTCTATTGCCGTGGTTTCCCCTCGAACCATCTGGCCGATTGACTCTACGATTTCGAACTCTATATCACGTGTTGCCTCCCACACAGCCAAGTTTTCATCATCCAATGGTTTTGTGATTTTGCTTGTATTCATTGAGTGTGCTACTTGAAAGGGCAAGATAAATTAGTCAATTATTCGAATGGATAGTATTCCATCGACTACTTGACTGCCATATTTTTTCTTCATACTTTTTATGAAATCTGGTTCAATATCTTTCGAAAATCCAATTAGACCTTGCAGTTGGAATATATCCTGATTTTGTAGTTTTCCAAGCGTAAATTTATGTATTAAAGAGCTGATAAGCCGCTTTCTATCTCTTCCAATCGATAATTGGCCATCGTTGTTTATTATTACGCCTGTTATTCTTCGTTGGAATTTTTTAGAAAGATGAATTGTTTTGTTGCTGTTTAGCTTCAAGCTTGGGTAGGATATATTTTCTGTAAATTGTTGTATTTTTAATTCAATTTCTGCAGAGGCATTCTTCGTGTTTGTTGAGAATGTCATGTCGTCCGCATAACGGGTGTATGTTATTTTTTTTGTTTTGCACCAGTTGTTAACTTGAGTGTCAAATTCATGCATTATGGAATTCGAGAGTATGGGGGAGCTCGGCGCTCCAATACTAAGACAAAGAACTCCCCCTCCTTTAGGCCGGATACAGCATAAACGAGTAACGGTTTTTATATCATCGGGGTGAATATTTTTCTCAAGATGATTTTTGAAATGTTTTGTTAAGTCGCTGTGTTTTATCGAGGGGAAAAAATTCTCAAAATCAAATTTTGATATGTACTCATTTTCCTTGTGTGCATTCGCATTGCTCTTGATGCTTGCACCTGTTTTGTATGCTGACGCACAATCGTGGATTGGAAGCTTTGAAAAAACATTCTCAATCAACCAGCGTTGCAGAAACTTTATTTCTTTAGCTGGCTGGGCGATTGTCCGCACTCCGCCCGATTTTTTCGGTATTGTGTAAATCTTGTATGAGTGCGGTGATCTTGTAACTAAGCGGTCAAAGTTTTCTTCACTTAAACCAAAGGTGTCAAACATAATTTGGGCGAGTCTTGCTGTCATCGATACGCCCCTTTAGATGCCTGGGCTATAGCCCTATTTCTATTTCTTTGTTTTGAATTGCTTTTGTAATAGTCTAAGCATTGCACTTCAACTCGGAGGATGTCGACTTTTGCTGGAAGACGAATTTTATGAAAGGTATTTTGCGTTCGCATGAAGAACAGTGCGTCGCTATAGTCCTGTGTTTTTACTAGACGGAATTCTTTTAGTAAGAATAATTTGCGCTTTAAAGATTCTTTTGTTATATCTGCGCCGAGAATTTTTAGATACTCAAGTATTTCTGTTTCTTTTAGCGCAGTGAAGTATCTTAATAGTTCACACACCAATACCATGATATGTGAATTATCCATTATCTTAAATACTTGACTTTTTGGGGCCTCGTTTAGTTCTTGCTGGATATCAAGAATTAAGTCATTTGTTATTTCTTGGCTTATTGTGCTTTCGTTGCCAATGGACCATGGGTAACTTTTTACGCTTGATGGATTCTTGTCTGATATAAATCTAAGAATTCCATGATTTACAAATGATGTTTGATTTGTAAACTCTGATGAGTGAATG
This sequence is a window from Rhodoferax sp. WC2427. Protein-coding genes within it:
- a CDS encoding retron St85 family RNA-directed DNA polymerase, whose product is MTARLAQIMFDTFGLSEENFDRLVTRSPHSYKIYTIPKKSGGVRTIAQPAKEIKFLQRWLIENVFSKLPIHDCASAYKTGASIKSNANAHKENEYISKFDFENFFPSIKHSDLTKHFKNHLEKNIHPDDIKTVTRLCCIRPKGGGVLCLSIGAPSSPILSNSIMHEFDTQVNNWCKTKKITYTRYADDMTFSTNTKNASAEIELKIQQFTENISYPSLKLNSNKTIHLSKKFQRRITGVIINNDGQLSIGRDRKRLISSLIHKFTLGKLQNQDIFQLQGLIGFSKDIEPDFIKSMKKKYGSQVVDGILSIRIID
- a CDS encoding retron St85 family effector protein: MSADDQDPRPVFLSNLDLSSLRIELSSTPIVLLCGGKVEIKAHVNAPPPPIKSLRHAITNAYPAFEVFRPEEIQNWSSDGIFTDLMSFEAELASVCGLVVIILESAGALVELGAFSQLPELSRKLIAIHSSEFTNQTSFVNHGILRFISDKNPSSVKSYPWSIGNESTISQEITNDLILDIQQELNEAPKSQVFKIMDNSHIMVLVCELLRYFTALKETEILEYLKILGADITKESLKRKLFLLKEFRLVKTQDYSDALFFMRTQNTFHKIRLPAKVDILRVEVQCLDYYKSNSKQRNRNRAIAQASKGAYR